The Victivallaceae bacterium genome contains a region encoding:
- the rplW gene encoding 50S ribosomal protein L23: MKNPYDLVKRHYVTEKSKMLESLSLGDGVGKKKGSHCRCPKYVFVVDSRANKIEVAKAIEEIYSAKNIKVLKVNTVSVKPKPKRARKGRAGKTSSFKKAIVTLKEGCSIV; this comes from the coding sequence ATGAAAAATCCTTATGATCTTGTTAAGCGTCATTATGTGACGGAAAAATCGAAAATGTTAGAATCTTTGAGTTTGGGTGACGGAGTCGGAAAGAAGAAAGGTTCTCATTGTCGTTGTCCCAAGTACGTTTTTGTTGTCGATTCTCGGGCTAATAAAATCGAAGTGGCGAAGGCTATTGAGGAAATTTATTCTGCGAAGAATATAAAAGTTTTAAAAGTAAATACCGTTTCGGTCAAGCCAAAGCCTAAAAGAGCGCGAAAAGGGCGTGCCGGGAAAACGTCTTCTTTCAAGAAAGCTATAGTTACTTTGAAAGAAGGTTGTTCCATTGTTTAG
- the rpsQ gene encoding 30S ribosomal protein S17 translates to MVEIEKIRGNRKTKTGVVVSTKMDKTAIVRVERVFAHPQYSKVVRTSKKYYAHNLVEGIKKGDTVRIVESRPISRLKRWRILECV, encoded by the coding sequence ATGGTTGAGATAGAAAAAATTCGAGGTAACAGAAAAACTAAGACGGGAGTAGTGGTCTCTACTAAAATGGATAAGACGGCTATAGTTAGAGTCGAGAGAGTTTTTGCTCATCCGCAATATTCGAAGGTTGTTAGGACCTCAAAGAAGTATTATGCTCATAATTTGGTTGAGGGCATTAAGAAAGGAGACACCGTTCGTATCGTGGAATCCAGGCCTATTTCGCGTTTGAAGAGATGGCGGATTTTAGAATGCGTGTAG
- the rpsC gene encoding 30S ribosomal protein S3 — MGQKGCPIGFRTIINKNWKSIWYGNNQEFGQFLIEDFRIREFLKKKSSCQGAAGFSIRRMSEKVEITIHTSRPGLVIGKKGAEVDILKAELNKLTGKQIWLEIEEIKRPELNAKLMADGIAKQIERRVAFRRAMKKAIQSVMDAGALGVKVQVSGRLAGAEIARSEWYKEGKIPLHTLRANIDYATARAETTYGSIGVKVWINLGEKSSIVKKSKE, encoded by the coding sequence ATGGGTCAGAAAGGCTGTCCGATTGGATTCAGAACGATAATTAATAAGAACTGGAAGTCCATTTGGTACGGAAATAATCAGGAATTCGGTCAATTTTTGATTGAAGATTTCAGGATTAGAGAATTTTTAAAGAAAAAATCTTCGTGTCAAGGAGCTGCCGGGTTTAGTATTCGGCGTATGAGTGAAAAAGTCGAAATCACGATTCACACTTCTCGTCCGGGTTTGGTTATCGGTAAAAAAGGAGCGGAAGTCGACATTCTTAAGGCAGAGCTCAATAAATTGACCGGTAAGCAAATTTGGTTAGAAATCGAGGAAATCAAGAGACCTGAGTTAAATGCCAAATTAATGGCTGACGGTATAGCAAAGCAAATCGAAAGGAGAGTTGCGTTCAGAAGAGCTATGAAGAAGGCTATTCAGTCTGTAATGGATGCCGGAGCTTTGGGGGTTAAGGTTCAGGTTTCCGGTCGTTTGGCAGGAGCCGAAATAGCCCGGTCCGAGTGGTATAAAGAAGGGAAAATACCTCTGCATACGCTTAGAGCCAACATTGATTATGCGACCGCTAGGGCCGAGACGACATACGGTAGTATCGGTGTTAAAGTTTGGATTAATTTAGGCGAGAAGTCCTCGATTGTTAAGAAAAGCAAAGAATAG
- the rplE gene encoding 50S ribosomal protein L5 has product MSRLKDFYLKDVRTKLNDMFSYSNCMQIPVLKKIVISMGLAEASKDKNAFQDHISELTMISGQKPLITKSKNAIAGFKLREGQGIGAKVTLRSVRMFDFMDRFCNIVSPRIRDFRGFTRKGDGRGNYSLGIDDQQIFPEVNLDLVKRSQGMNITWVTTASTDEECLELLGLLGLRFKKT; this is encoded by the coding sequence ATGAGCAGATTGAAGGATTTTTATTTAAAAGACGTTAGAACGAAATTAAACGATATGTTCAGCTACTCTAATTGTATGCAAATCCCTGTCTTAAAAAAAATTGTGATTAGTATGGGATTAGCTGAAGCCTCTAAGGATAAAAATGCCTTTCAGGATCATATTTCGGAATTGACTATGATTTCCGGGCAAAAGCCTCTTATCACGAAATCGAAAAATGCTATTGCCGGATTTAAGCTAAGAGAAGGACAAGGCATTGGGGCAAAAGTAACTTTGCGAAGTGTCAGAATGTTCGATTTCATGGATCGATTTTGTAACATCGTTTCGCCTCGTATTCGAGATTTTAGAGGTTTTACGAGAAAAGGCGACGGTCGAGGTAATTATTCTTTAGGGATTGATGATCAACAAATCTTTCCTGAAGTTAATTTGGATTTGGTTAAGCGTAGCCAAGGTATGAATATTACTTGGGTGACTACGGCCTCTACCGATGAAGAATGTTTGGAATTATTGGGGCTGCTTGGCCTTCGTTTTAAAAAGACTTAA
- the rplB gene encoding 50S ribosomal protein L2, which produces MFKKFKPKTPGTRQLVLPVYNELTMEGDLSGTKSRKSIRPHKGLSFFKKKTGGRDNLGHISCRHKGGGAKQLYRVVDFRRGKDGIPARVATVEYDPNRSAHIALVNYYDGEKRYILAPKGLKMGDNVVSGEGSPHKIGCCMSLKSIPLGTAIHNIELRPNKGGKMVRSAGLSAQIIAKSSGYVTLKMPSGEFRLFNENCRATIGELSNGDHNLRVEGKAGRMRWKGVRPTVRGTAMNPVDHPHGGGEGRHNGYIPKTPWGKMTKGLKTRNKRKSNEWIVKDRRK; this is translated from the coding sequence ATGTTTAAGAAATTTAAACCTAAAACTCCGGGGACTAGACAGCTTGTTTTGCCTGTTTATAATGAGTTGACAATGGAAGGCGATCTTTCCGGAACGAAGTCAAGAAAAAGCATAAGGCCTCATAAAGGATTGTCCTTTTTTAAGAAGAAAACCGGTGGTCGGGACAATTTAGGGCATATCAGTTGTCGTCATAAAGGCGGAGGGGCTAAGCAACTCTATCGTGTTGTCGATTTTCGACGCGGTAAGGATGGTATACCTGCTCGGGTTGCTACTGTCGAATATGATCCCAATCGTTCCGCTCATATTGCTTTAGTGAATTATTACGATGGTGAAAAGCGATACATTTTAGCTCCGAAGGGGCTTAAAATGGGAGATAACGTGGTTTCCGGGGAAGGCAGTCCTCATAAAATCGGTTGTTGCATGAGTCTTAAAAGCATCCCTCTGGGTACCGCGATTCATAATATCGAGCTGCGTCCCAACAAAGGGGGAAAGATGGTTAGATCGGCCGGTCTTTCCGCTCAAATTATTGCCAAATCTTCCGGCTATGTGACGTTAAAAATGCCTTCCGGTGAATTTAGGTTGTTTAATGAAAATTGTAGAGCGACTATCGGTGAATTATCTAACGGAGATCATAATCTCAGAGTTGAAGGTAAAGCCGGTCGTATGCGTTGGAAAGGTGTCAGGCCAACCGTTCGCGGTACGGCGATGAATCCCGTTGATCACCCACATGGTGGCGGTGAAGGAAGACATAACGGATATATTCCTAAAACTCCCTGGGGAAAAATGACTAAAGGTTTAAAGACTAGAAATAAACGTAAGTCTAATGAATGGATTGTTAAAGATCGTAGGAAGTAG
- the rplX gene encoding 50S ribosomal protein L24: MNTHSKTIRKGDKVFVLSGNDKGKIGAVLAFMKDKVVVEGVNVRVKNIKKSREHPKGKRINIECPVHISNVRLSIDGKKSSLIVRFNEGRKEIWNRQPDGKEVLYRVVKEKKD; the protein is encoded by the coding sequence ATGAATACGCATAGTAAAACGATCCGTAAGGGCGATAAAGTATTTGTGCTTTCCGGAAACGATAAGGGCAAAATTGGTGCAGTCCTTGCTTTTATGAAGGATAAGGTTGTTGTTGAAGGCGTAAATGTTCGAGTAAAGAACATTAAAAAATCTCGTGAGCATCCTAAAGGAAAACGTATTAATATCGAATGCCCGGTCCATATTTCAAACGTGAGACTTTCGATTGATGGCAAAAAGTCTTCTTTAATTGTTCGTTTTAATGAAGGTCGCAAAGAGATCTGGAATCGTCAGCCGGACGGCAAAGAGGTGCTGTATCGTGTTGTAAAGGAGAAGAAAGATTAG
- the rplC gene encoding 50S ribosomal protein L3 yields the protein MHFSLMGRKKGMTHLFDDRGNLIPCTIVEVQSSFVLQVKGAEKDGYNALKMSTGEMTVKDERTAFRRVGKPLSGIFRKSDVPVCRKIYENRLASDQLDEVKFHGAVGIEIFSGIKEIIVKGVSKGKGFQGVMKRFGFRGGPASHGSGFHRHGGSNGMRSTPGRCLPGGKKPGRLGGDSVTVKNLKLIKVDLENKFLFIKGGIPGGKDAWLSVCCPYDDVKKEIIKG from the coding sequence ATGCATTTTAGTTTAATGGGACGTAAGAAGGGAATGACGCATCTGTTCGATGATAGGGGAAATTTAATTCCATGTACCATTGTCGAAGTGCAGAGCAGCTTTGTTCTTCAGGTTAAGGGTGCTGAGAAAGATGGATATAACGCTCTTAAAATGTCTACGGGTGAGATGACGGTGAAAGACGAAAGGACGGCGTTTCGAAGAGTAGGTAAGCCTTTGTCCGGTATTTTTCGGAAGTCCGATGTTCCGGTTTGTCGTAAAATTTATGAAAATCGTTTGGCTTCCGATCAGCTTGACGAAGTCAAATTTCACGGTGCTGTAGGTATCGAAATTTTTTCGGGAATAAAAGAGATTATCGTTAAGGGAGTTTCTAAAGGAAAAGGCTTTCAGGGTGTTATGAAGCGCTTTGGATTTCGGGGAGGGCCGGCCAGTCATGGATCCGGGTTTCATCGACATGGCGGATCTAATGGAATGAGAAGTACGCCCGGCCGTTGTCTTCCGGGAGGAAAAAAGCCCGGTCGTCTTGGGGGCGATTCCGTAACGGTTAAAAATCTAAAGTTAATTAAAGTCGATCTTGAAAATAAATTTCTTTTTATCAAGGGAGGGATTCCTGGAGGCAAGGATGCGTGGTTGTCTGTTTGTTGCCCATACGATGATGTGAAAAAGGAAATTATTAAAGGGTAG
- the rplP gene encoding 50S ribosomal protein L16: MLLPKRTKFRKQQKGQFAGLSKGANFVDFGEFGMQTLERGWITSRQIESCRVAINRHLKRRGKVWIRIFPDKSVSKKPAETRMGKGKGAPDHWVAVVRPGRVLFEVANVSREEAQDALRRAAAKLGLKTRFVKRVERV; the protein is encoded by the coding sequence ATGTTGTTACCTAAGCGTACGAAGTTCCGTAAACAACAAAAGGGACAGTTTGCAGGTTTAAGTAAAGGCGCTAATTTCGTCGATTTCGGTGAGTTCGGCATGCAAACGTTAGAACGAGGGTGGATTACCAGTAGGCAGATAGAATCATGTCGTGTAGCCATCAATAGACATTTGAAAAGACGAGGTAAGGTTTGGATTCGTATATTTCCTGATAAGAGCGTTTCCAAGAAACCTGCCGAGACTAGGATGGGTAAGGGAAAAGGAGCTCCCGATCATTGGGTAGCCGTTGTTCGCCCCGGTCGAGTATTATTTGAAGTAGCAAACGTTTCTAGAGAAGAGGCTCAAGATGCCTTAAGAAGAGCAGCAGCTAAGCTTGGATTAAAGACGCGTTTTGTTAAGCGAGTTGAGAGGGTTTGA
- the rpmC gene encoding 50S ribosomal protein L29 has translation MKERKKDRMSLIGGLRELDAIALNDKLLSLKKELFLLRADKAMNRQVKVHRFGAIRKEIAQVMTVKSEKMRCYG, from the coding sequence ATGAAGGAACGAAAAAAAGATCGAATGAGTCTTATCGGTGGTTTGCGTGAGTTGGATGCGATTGCTCTTAACGATAAGCTTTTATCGCTCAAAAAAGAATTATTCTTGTTGAGGGCCGATAAAGCTATGAATAGACAAGTAAAGGTACATCGTTTCGGAGCGATTCGGAAAGAAATTGCTCAAGTAATGACCGTAAAATCGGAGAAAATGAGGTGTTATGGTTGA
- the rplV gene encoding 50S ribosomal protein L22, translating into MLFKAQARYVRVPPRKARLAAGLIRGLSVVDAAVQLGFSQVKAGRLLKKVLDSAVAGAELQENVKRSDLNVLEVRIDEGPRYKRAKSKSRGGKAPILKRTSHLTVIIGEK; encoded by the coding sequence ATGTTGTTTAAGGCTCAAGCTCGTTATGTTAGAGTGCCTCCTAGAAAGGCTAGATTAGCTGCAGGATTAATTAGGGGGTTGTCCGTCGTCGATGCTGCCGTGCAGTTGGGTTTCTCTCAGGTAAAAGCCGGAAGATTGCTTAAAAAGGTGTTGGATAGTGCCGTGGCGGGGGCTGAACTTCAGGAAAACGTTAAGCGTTCCGATTTGAATGTGTTGGAAGTGCGTATTGATGAAGGGCCTCGTTATAAACGGGCCAAATCCAAAAGTAGAGGCGGGAAAGCGCCTATTTTAAAGCGCACTAGTCATTTAACTGTGATAATCGGTGAAAAATAG
- the rpsS gene encoding 30S ribosomal protein S19 — protein MGRSLRKGPFVDHHLLEKVRRMNEADKKMPIKTWSRRSMIIPEMVGLTFEVHNGRKFLSVFVSETMVGHKLGEFSPTRLFKSHPVKKG, from the coding sequence ATGGGTAGATCATTAAGAAAAGGGCCTTTTGTGGATCATCATCTATTGGAGAAGGTTCGTCGAATGAATGAAGCAGATAAGAAAATGCCTATCAAGACTTGGTCTAGGCGTTCTATGATTATTCCCGAAATGGTCGGTTTGACCTTTGAAGTGCATAACGGTAGGAAATTTCTTTCTGTGTTCGTTTCCGAAACAATGGTCGGGCATAAGCTGGGAGAATTTTCTCCTACACGGTTGTTTAAAAGTCATCCCGTTAAGAAGGGTTAG
- the rplN gene encoding 50S ribosomal protein L14 encodes MIQQESQLKVADNSGAKKVKCFKVLGGSKRRYAHVGDIIVCSVRDIEPDSSIKKGDVVKAVIVRTKKTILRSDGSSLRFDTNSCVIIDDKGNPKGTRIFGPIAREVRDRGYVKISSMAPEVI; translated from the coding sequence ATGATTCAGCAGGAAAGTCAATTAAAGGTTGCCGATAATTCCGGTGCTAAAAAAGTTAAGTGTTTTAAAGTGCTCGGAGGCTCTAAGAGAAGGTACGCGCACGTCGGAGATATAATCGTTTGTTCGGTAAGAGATATCGAACCTGATAGTTCTATTAAGAAGGGCGATGTCGTTAAGGCCGTAATAGTAAGAACTAAGAAAACTATTTTAAGATCGGATGGATCCAGTCTTCGATTTGATACGAACAGTTGCGTGATTATCGATGACAAGGGAAATCCTAAGGGAACGAGGATATTCGGTCCTATAGCTAGAGAAGTACGGGACAGAGGTTATGTTAAAATCAGTTCCATGGCGCCGGAGGTTATATAG
- the rplD gene encoding 50S ribosomal protein L4, translating into MVSISKFDFFGKKTGDIEVSDDFFKEKTGFSKMVKDYILALRTNKRQWSACTRGRSEVSHSTKKPFKQKGTGNARQGSLASPQFRGGGIVFGPKPKFDQHIRINKKERRAAVRILLAQKIQSGKFLLVEDDVFSSFEIPKTKKVIDFLRNCGVEFRGLLAIDALHNVNGDNFQRSMRNLESFNGYVRSINLNGYDVISSHNVIVSESAFTELVGYLSA; encoded by the coding sequence GTGGTTTCTATTTCGAAATTTGATTTTTTTGGTAAAAAAACTGGTGATATTGAAGTTTCTGATGATTTTTTCAAGGAGAAGACCGGTTTTTCAAAGATGGTCAAAGATTATATATTGGCTCTTAGGACTAATAAAAGACAGTGGTCCGCTTGTACGCGAGGGCGATCCGAGGTTAGTCATTCTACCAAAAAGCCTTTTAAGCAGAAAGGGACAGGTAATGCTCGTCAGGGTAGTTTAGCTTCTCCTCAGTTTAGAGGAGGGGGTATAGTTTTCGGGCCCAAGCCTAAATTCGATCAGCATATAAGAATTAACAAAAAAGAGCGACGAGCGGCCGTCAGGATTTTATTGGCTCAAAAAATTCAATCCGGAAAGTTTTTGTTAGTCGAAGATGATGTTTTTTCGTCTTTTGAGATTCCTAAAACTAAAAAAGTCATTGATTTTCTTAGAAATTGCGGAGTTGAATTTAGGGGTTTATTGGCGATTGACGCTCTTCATAATGTCAATGGAGACAACTTTCAAAGAAGCATGAGAAATTTAGAGTCTTTTAACGGGTATGTGCGAAGCATAAATCTCAACGGATACGACGTTATTTCTTCTCATAACGTGATTGTGAGCGAATCGGCTTTTACTGAATTGGTTGGTTATTTATCCGCATAA
- the rpsH gene encoding 30S ribosomal protein S8, which translates to MTSVSDPIADLLTRIRNSLKAEHLFVDVMHSKMREEVAKILKKNGFIAHYLVKEENKKRTMRVFLKYKENRQSIVRVLKKISKPSLRVYVSVDKIPYVFGNMGISILSTSQGILDGSSARAKNIGGELLCLVW; encoded by the coding sequence ATGACTTCAGTAAGCGATCCTATAGCGGATCTTTTAACGAGAATTAGAAATTCTTTGAAGGCAGAGCATCTTTTCGTTGATGTGATGCATAGTAAAATGAGGGAAGAAGTTGCTAAGATTCTCAAAAAGAACGGTTTCATAGCTCATTATTTAGTAAAAGAAGAAAATAAAAAAAGAACGATGAGAGTTTTCTTAAAATATAAGGAAAATCGTCAGTCTATCGTTAGAGTTTTAAAGAAAATTTCCAAGCCTTCCTTAAGGGTATATGTTTCTGTTGATAAGATTCCTTATGTTTTCGGGAATATGGGAATATCTATTTTGTCAACATCTCAGGGTATTCTTGACGGATCTTCCGCTCGTGCCAAGAATATCGGTGGCGAGTTGCTTTGTTTGGTTTGGTAA